A part of Clostridium novyi genomic DNA contains:
- a CDS encoding alpha/beta hydrolase — protein sequence MEIIKTKYHKKLYKKGLIKIIISFFIIIFIISIGISIYIGMNLTSPKREALKSNPKDLGLIYEDISFKSKLDGVTLKGWWIPAQNNKSIKNTEKTIIFSHGYGNNRGLYKISVMDFAKKLANEGYNILTFDFRACGESEGKYVTIGGMEKYDLLGAINFVKNKKHSKNINLVGWSMGAVTSILAASESKDVQAVIADSPFGNLKDYLEENLSYWSHLPNFFFTKTILYTLPKIRHFDIDEVNAIKAVEKLNNKKIFLIHSKDDEAIPCSNSEKIYNAIKDKKNATIWYTSKAKHIKSYSLYKKEYEKKVIDFLKEH from the coding sequence ATGGAAATAATTAAAACAAAATATCACAAAAAGTTATATAAAAAAGGATTGATTAAAATCATCATATCCTTTTTTATTATAATTTTTATAATTTCTATAGGAATATCAATATATATTGGGATGAATTTAACTTCTCCCAAAAGAGAAGCTTTAAAAAGTAATCCAAAAGATTTGGGACTAATTTATGAAGATATTTCTTTCAAAAGTAAACTTGATGGAGTTACATTAAAAGGATGGTGGATTCCAGCACAAAACAATAAAAGCATCAAAAATACTGAAAAAACTATAATATTTTCACATGGATATGGCAATAACAGAGGACTTTATAAAATTTCAGTTATGGATTTTGCAAAAAAATTAGCTAATGAAGGATATAATATATTAACATTTGATTTTAGAGCATGTGGTGAATCAGAAGGCAAATATGTAACTATTGGTGGAATGGAAAAATATGATCTTTTAGGAGCAATTAATTTTGTGAAAAATAAGAAGCATTCTAAAAATATTAACTTAGTAGGATGGTCTATGGGAGCAGTAACATCAATACTTGCAGCTTCAGAATCAAAGGATGTACAAGCTGTAATTGCTGATAGTCCATTTGGTAACTTAAAAGATTATTTAGAAGAAAATTTATCTTATTGGTCACATTTACCTAATTTTTTCTTTACTAAAACTATATTATATACATTACCTAAAATAAGACACTTTGATATAGATGAAGTTAATGCAATTAAAGCAGTAGAAAAATTAAATAATAAAAAGATTTTTTTAATTCATAGTAAAGATGATGAGGCAATTCCTTGTAGCAATAGTGAAAAAATTTATAATGCTATAAAAGATAAAAAAAATGCAACAATATGGTATACAAGTAAAGCAAAACATATAAAAAGTTATTCTCTATATAAAAAAGAATATGAAAAAAAGGTTATTGATTTTTTAAAAGAACATTAA
- the tnpA gene encoding IS200/IS605 family transposase, translating into MDSNSLSHTKWNCKYHIVFAPKFRRREIYGDRKIEIGKILRQLCEWKGVEIIEANACVDHIHMLVSIPPKMSISSFVGFLKGKSSLMIFEKFANLRYRYGNRHFWCKGYYVDTVGRNKKAITEYIKNQQKEDMISDQISLKEYMDPFKGSK; encoded by the coding sequence ATGGATAGTAATAGTTTATCACATACAAAATGGAATTGTAAATATCATATAGTGTTTGCACCTAAGTTTAGAAGAAGAGAAATATATGGAGATAGGAAAATAGAGATAGGAAAAATATTAAGGCAATTATGTGAGTGGAAAGGTGTAGAAATAATAGAAGCCAATGCATGTGTAGATCATATACATATGTTAGTATCGATACCACCTAAAATGAGTATATCTAGTTTTGTAGGGTTTTTAAAAGGGAAAAGTAGTTTAATGATATTTGAAAAGTTTGCAAATTTAAGATATAGATATGGAAATAGACATTTTTGGTGCAAAGGATATTATGTAGATACAGTAGGAAGAAATAAAAAAGCAATTACGGAATATATAAAAAATCAACAAAAAGAAGATATGATATCAGATCAAATAAGCTTAAAAGAGTATATGGACCCTTTTAAGGGTAGCAAGTAA
- a CDS encoding isochorismatase family cysteine hydrolase, whose translation MKINNFKGCINSLEKIISDMKNIKELDTKEFKSNETALIIVDMINGFAKQGNLMSPRIKDIIPRVVNTTKICDNNGFSIIAFSDAHTIDSIEFQNYPVHCLKGTFESQLIDELKVFKSIHIIDKNSTNGYMEEKFIEWMKRNNNINNFIVIGNCTDICIMQFVLSLKSHFNKNNKKINIFIPTDSVDTFDTDYHNGDLMNLIGLYNMKLNGIKIVSTIK comes from the coding sequence ATGAAAATAAATAATTTTAAAGGTTGCATAAATAGTTTAGAAAAAATTATAAGTGATATGAAAAATATTAAGGAATTAGATACTAAAGAATTTAAGAGCAATGAAACAGCTTTAATAATAGTAGATATGATTAATGGATTTGCAAAACAAGGAAATTTGATGAGTCCTCGTATAAAAGATATTATACCTAGGGTAGTTAATACAACTAAAATATGTGACAATAATGGATTTAGCATAATAGCTTTTTCAGATGCCCATACCATTGATTCTATAGAATTTCAAAATTACCCAGTTCATTGTCTAAAAGGAACATTTGAAAGTCAGCTTATTGATGAATTAAAAGTCTTTAAGAGTATACATATTATAGATAAAAATTCTACTAATGGATATATGGAAGAAAAATTTATAGAATGGATGAAAAGAAATAATAATATAAATAATTTTATTGTTATTGGTAATTGTACTGATATATGTATTATGCAATTTGTACTAAGCTTAAAAAGTCATTTTAATAAAAATAATAAAAAAATTAACATATTTATTCCGACAGATTCTGTAGATACATTTGATACAGACTATCATAATGGAGATTTAATGAATTTAATAGGATTATATAATATGAAATTAAATGGAATTAAAATCGTATCTACTATAAAATAA
- a CDS encoding methyl-accepting chemotaxis protein: MITRQSKQNNKLKKSFFKSYLRFFYLIIISIIIIASVSFKIAKNALYDLGEKELKDRIQLGLIIMNSLEGEVQKGGLTREVAQEIFRQEMLNPKEQDGKTRGINNKIDLKVNAYMYAIDSNGLERMHPFKEGENISNINDTDGNNVVKLIIDEGKNPKNDGIIHFGWKNPEDNVEKPKVNAVGYFQPWDWYINIGCYHEDFYKPIYKILRYIIITALLISIISIILIAYLMNKKINPLGDIVESMEKVSKGDIDVKININNNDEIGYIGEVFNNMVEKIKSMILDIKLISDTLEEKASIINSSTNVTLENSNNIKQAMEEITSSISDSSKEMQNSFNSMQFLADNIDSIRENSININNEASSANKLIENIINILTGLETKSEENIIVSNETTQNIQSLLQKSNNIIGIVETIEQISNQINLLALNASIESARAGEAGKGFSVVADEIKKLSGETSNAVNKINILIEELTNAISISSNSIEKSSNVAQSQIGTINETRKILSKVIRFMQSMPEKIGRNVSKIEGVYKEKDVVSMSMNSVLSLTEEISGSSEEVYASTAEVKEKMDYTKELIEELNTLSEKLKQSIDKFSL, translated from the coding sequence ATGATTACAAGACAGAGTAAACAAAATAATAAACTAAAGAAAAGTTTTTTTAAATCTTATTTAAGATTCTTTTATCTTATAATTATATCTATTATTATAATTGCAAGTGTGTCTTTCAAAATTGCTAAGAATGCTTTATATGATTTAGGGGAAAAAGAATTAAAAGATAGAATTCAATTAGGACTTATTATAATGAATAGTTTAGAAGGCGAGGTTCAAAAGGGAGGGTTAACACGGGAAGTAGCACAAGAAATTTTTAGACAGGAAATGTTAAATCCTAAAGAACAAGATGGAAAAACAAGAGGAATTAATAATAAAATAGATCTAAAAGTAAATGCATATATGTATGCAATAGATAGTAATGGTTTAGAAAGAATGCATCCATTTAAAGAAGGAGAAAATATATCAAATATCAATGATACAGATGGAAATAATGTTGTTAAGCTTATAATTGATGAAGGCAAAAATCCTAAAAATGACGGTATAATACATTTTGGATGGAAAAATCCTGAAGATAATGTAGAAAAACCAAAGGTTAATGCAGTAGGATATTTTCAACCTTGGGATTGGTATATAAATATAGGGTGTTATCATGAGGATTTTTATAAACCTATATATAAAATATTAAGATATATAATTATTACTGCTTTATTGATTAGTATTATATCTATAATACTAATAGCATACTTAATGAATAAAAAAATAAATCCGTTAGGAGATATAGTAGAATCTATGGAGAAGGTGTCAAAAGGAGATATAGATGTTAAGATAAATATAAATAACAATGATGAAATAGGATACATTGGTGAAGTATTTAATAATATGGTAGAAAAAATAAAATCAATGATTCTTGATATAAAACTAATATCTGATACCTTAGAAGAAAAAGCATCAATTATAAATTCATCTACTAATGTAACACTTGAAAATTCTAATAATATTAAACAAGCCATGGAAGAGATAACTTCTTCTATAAGTGATTCTAGTAAAGAAATGCAAAATAGTTTTAATAGTATGCAATTTTTAGCTGATAATATAGATTCTATTAGAGAAAATAGTATAAATATAAATAATGAAGCATCAAGTGCAAATAAGTTAATTGAAAATATAATAAATATATTAACAGGATTAGAAACAAAAAGTGAGGAAAATATAATAGTTTCTAATGAAACTACACAAAACATACAATCTTTACTACAAAAATCTAATAATATAATAGGTATAGTTGAAACAATAGAACAAATTTCAAATCAAATAAATTTATTGGCATTAAATGCTTCTATAGAATCTGCAAGAGCAGGTGAAGCAGGAAAAGGATTTTCTGTAGTAGCTGATGAAATAAAAAAACTATCTGGAGAAACTTCAAATGCTGTAAATAAAATAAATATTTTAATAGAAGAACTTACAAATGCTATTAGTATTTCGTCAAATAGTATAGAAAAGTCTAGTAATGTAGCTCAAAGTCAAATAGGCACTATAAATGAAACTAGAAAAATTTTATCAAAGGTAATTCGTTTTATGCAAAGTATGCCTGAAAAGATAGGTAGAAATGTAAGTAAAATAGAAGGAGTTTATAAGGAAAAAGATGTAGTAAGTATGTCAATGAATTCAGTACTTTCACTTACGGAGGAGATATCTGGTTCCTCAGAAGAAGTTTATGCATCTACAGCAGAAGTAAAGGAAAAGATGGATTATACTAAAGAACTAATAGAAGAATTAAATACTTTATCGGAAAAACTTAAACAAAGTATAGATAAATTTTCGTTATAA
- a CDS encoding chemotaxis protein: MDNGILLKSGTGELEILEFVINNKHYAINIIKVKEVVEVDNLTELPNEHPAISGLILCRNEIITLIDLKYILDGERSSKNKSKVIICEFNQMKVAFSIDDIVAVHRIKWESIVKPDDMSTSSLIIGNILINKKIILLLDFEKIVTDINPGAGISEEKVINIEYKDRSNIKLILADDSALIRKLLKDTLTKAGFKNLRVFNDGKQTLNYLYDLSESKKEKFIDDVHLLITDIEMPQMDGHTLTRKIKEHPILHKLPVVIFSSLITDELKHKGYEVGADEQLSKPEIGHLVECIDKYIDKLNY, translated from the coding sequence TTGGATAATGGAATATTGCTAAAGTCAGGAACAGGGGAACTGGAAATATTAGAATTTGTTATAAATAATAAGCATTATGCAATTAATATTATAAAGGTAAAAGAAGTAGTTGAAGTAGACAATCTTACAGAACTTCCAAATGAACATCCTGCAATTTCTGGATTGATTTTGTGCAGAAATGAAATAATAACATTAATAGATTTAAAGTATATTTTAGATGGTGAAAGGAGTTCTAAAAACAAAAGTAAGGTAATAATATGTGAATTTAATCAAATGAAAGTAGCATTTAGTATAGATGATATTGTTGCAGTTCATCGTATTAAGTGGGAAAGTATAGTAAAACCAGATGATATGTCAACAAGTTCATTAATAATAGGAAATATTCTTATAAATAAAAAAATAATTTTATTACTAGACTTTGAAAAAATAGTTACAGATATAAATCCAGGGGCAGGTATTAGTGAAGAAAAGGTTATTAACATAGAATATAAAGATAGATCAAATATTAAACTTATATTAGCAGATGATTCAGCTTTAATAAGAAAGTTATTAAAAGATACATTAACTAAAGCTGGTTTTAAAAATTTAAGAGTTTTTAATGACGGAAAACAGACTTTAAATTATTTATATGATTTATCTGAAAGTAAAAAGGAGAAGTTTATAGACGATGTTCATCTATTAATTACTGATATAGAAATGCCACAAATGGATGGTCATACATTAACAAGAAAGATTAAAGAACATCCTATATTACATAAATTACCTGTTGTCATATTCTCTTCTTTGATTACTGATGAGTTAAAACATAAAGGATATGAAGTTGGAGCAGATGAACAACTTAGTAAACCAGAGATAGGACATCTAGTTGAATGTATAGATAAATATATAGATAAATTAAATTATTAA
- a CDS encoding flavodoxin yields MKELVVVYWSGTGNTESMANALAEGAKINDVNVRLMNVSEAKVEDIEKADAIALGCPSMGAEQLEETEMEPFVESISSVVKDKKLVLFGSYGWGNGEWMEEWEERMIGYGANIIEDCLIINNTPDDEGLQKCKELGETLAKA; encoded by the coding sequence ATGAAAGAATTAGTTGTTGTTTATTGGAGTGGAACTGGAAATACAGAATCAATGGCCAATGCTTTAGCAGAAGGAGCAAAGATTAATGATGTAAATGTTAGATTAATGAATGTAAGTGAGGCCAAGGTTGAAGATATAGAAAAAGCTGATGCTATTGCTCTTGGTTGTCCATCAATGGGAGCAGAACAATTAGAAGAAACAGAAATGGAACCATTTGTAGAGTCCATTTCATCAGTAGTTAAAGATAAAAAACTTGTGTTATTTGGTTCTTATGGCTGGGGGAATGGAGAATGGATGGAAGAATGGGAAGAAAGAATGATAGGATATGGAGCTAACATAATAGAGGATTGCTTAATAATAAATAATACTCCTGATGATGAAGGATTACAAAAGTGCAAAGAGTTAGGAGAAACATTAGCAAAAGCATAA